A portion of the Candidatus Schekmanbacteria bacterium genome contains these proteins:
- a CDS encoding GNAT family N-acetyltransferase: MAQLPLKNNANIAIVGSGPAGSSCAIRLLQQAKKRGININVTMYEGKDFQVHHNQCVGVLSPPLIEILSEELDIELPPNLFKRTIYAYMLHYDESEILLVDKGDAGLTITVRRLEFDRFLLETAQKLGATLIRSRVNYIEFMTPEEEAGSVRIYCDSGYLKADCMVAAFGLDSMMLTVLEDATRGARQYHRPKKVLKTYITKIHSSPVVMRQKIGNIIYAYVKPREIPRIEFGAISPKGDHVIINIAGEKVTSLDMDMFLSLEEVREHLPDINYGELNYFEGSFPTAPSQNPYGDRYVAVGDTTGWMRPFKGKGINVAVTTGIRAADAIINYGVGKDSFDKYELSCKDLLDDYIYGAMVRTICNKASGLFMSYLMNVALVNPIIYDALFDSVSGQRAYKDIMKSILRPEFVKKSASIILKKYIKRGRKMHEIIIRNLSRADIDAIRKIDERITGKPQEAYWTGKITKYLSSEPGACFVAEVDNKLVGFILGDIRGWEYMSPISGWLDIIGVDIDYRSMGIGKKLIDALFDYFKKAGIEEIITMVSWNDVDLVEYFRSTGFERGQYINMIKKLGDKQ; this comes from the coding sequence TTGGCTCAACTGCCATTAAAAAATAATGCCAACATAGCAATAGTGGGCTCAGGTCCCGCAGGTTCAAGCTGTGCGATAAGGCTCCTTCAGCAGGCAAAGAAACGCGGTATCAATATTAATGTTACGATGTATGAAGGAAAGGATTTCCAGGTCCATCATAACCAGTGCGTTGGAGTCCTTTCCCCGCCGCTCATAGAGATACTATCTGAAGAGCTGGACATAGAGCTCCCTCCAAACCTTTTCAAAAGAACCATTTACGCATATATGCTCCATTATGATGAAAGCGAGATACTCCTCGTTGATAAAGGCGATGCAGGGCTTACCATTACAGTCCGCAGACTTGAATTTGACAGGTTTCTCCTTGAAACTGCACAAAAGCTCGGCGCAACTCTGATAAGGAGCAGGGTCAATTACATTGAATTCATGACACCTGAAGAAGAGGCAGGGAGTGTGAGGATTTACTGCGACAGCGGGTATCTCAAGGCGGACTGCATGGTTGCCGCCTTTGGATTAGACAGCATGATGCTTACCGTGCTTGAGGATGCAACAAGAGGAGCCCGCCAGTACCACCGTCCGAAAAAAGTCTTAAAAACATACATAACAAAGATTCATTCGAGCCCCGTAGTTATGAGGCAAAAAATCGGGAATATCATCTATGCCTATGTCAAACCCCGAGAGATTCCAAGAATAGAGTTCGGCGCCATCTCTCCCAAAGGGGACCATGTCATAATCAATATCGCAGGGGAAAAAGTCACGTCGCTCGACATGGATATGTTTCTTTCACTCGAAGAAGTACGGGAGCACCTGCCTGACATAAACTATGGAGAGCTCAACTACTTTGAAGGGAGCTTTCCCACTGCGCCATCGCAGAATCCATATGGTGACCGTTATGTCGCAGTAGGTGACACAACGGGATGGATGCGGCCTTTCAAAGGAAAGGGAATCAATGTTGCCGTTACCACTGGGATAAGAGCGGCAGATGCGATTATCAATTACGGAGTCGGGAAGGACTCATTTGACAAGTACGAGCTTAGCTGCAAGGACCTCCTTGATGACTATATTTACGGAGCAATGGTAAGGACGATATGCAACAAGGCAAGCGGACTATTCATGAGCTATCTCATGAATGTAGCGCTTGTAAACCCCATAATTTATGATGCGCTCTTTGATTCCGTGTCAGGGCAAAGGGCATATAAGGACATAATGAAAAGCATTCTGCGTCCTGAATTCGTAAAAAAAAGCGCTTCTATAATCTTAAAAAAATATATTAAAAGGGGGAGAAAAATGCATGAGATAATAATCCGGAATCTTTCCCGCGCAGATATTGACGCAATAAGAAAAATAGATGAAAGAATAACGGGAAAACCGCAGGAGGCTTACTGGACAGGGAAGATAACCAAATATCTCTCTAGCGAGCCGGGTGCATGCTTTGTAGCTGAGGTGGATAACAAGCTTGTGGGTTTTATCCTGGGAGATATAAGAGGATGGGAATATATGTCTCCTATATCCGGCTGGCTTGACATCATAGGTGTAGATATTGACTATAGGAGTATGGGAATAGGGAAAAAACTTATCGATGCCTTGTTCGATTATTTCAAAAAAGCGGGGATAGAAGAGATTATTACAATGGTAAGCTGGAATGATGTCGACCTTGTTGAGTATTTTCGCTCAACAGGATTTGAGAGGGGACAGTATATCAATATGATCAAAAAATTAGGAGATAAACAATGA